From Lentimicrobium sp. L6, the proteins below share one genomic window:
- a CDS encoding RNA polymerase sigma factor has translation MEWNQSDIIKACRKQNKTAQKALFQRYSKQFYGLCLRYVNNREVAEEVLMDAFMDIFKNIKKYKTKSFEAWMKSIVVHKSIDYYRKHKNDPMFSDVDTVYAGGLSNPQTNDVEMDELLKMLYTLPAGYRMVFNLFAIEGYQHKEIAKQLGISESTSKTQFLKAKQKLQIIMEKGGYHG, from the coding sequence CAGTCTGACATCATTAAAGCATGTCGGAAACAAAATAAAACAGCACAAAAGGCTTTATTTCAGCGCTATAGTAAGCAATTCTATGGCCTGTGTCTCCGCTATGTCAATAATCGAGAGGTGGCTGAAGAAGTATTAATGGACGCTTTTATGGATATATTTAAGAATATAAAAAAGTATAAAACCAAGTCTTTTGAGGCCTGGATGAAGTCTATTGTGGTCCATAAATCTATCGATTATTATAGAAAACACAAAAATGACCCTATGTTTTCTGATGTGGATACTGTTTATGCTGGTGGTCTTTCGAACCCGCAAACCAATGATGTGGAAATGGATGAATTACTGAAAATGCTCTATACTTTGCCTGCTGGATATCGAATGGTTTTTAACCTTTTCGCTATTGAAGGTTACCAGCACAAAGAAATAGCTAAACAGCTAGGTATCTCTGAAAGCACATCGAAGACACAATTTTTAAAGGCTAAACAAAAATTACAAATCATAATGGAGAAAGGAGGATATCATGGATAA